One stretch of Brevibacillus laterosporus DNA includes these proteins:
- a CDS encoding DNA topoisomerase III, translated as MKVIIAEKPDQASKLSGPFTYKKQQGYIEIAPHRLFPKGALVTWAVGHICELVPPEEYNPAWKKWSIQTLPMIPERFRYQVMGSKAKQFTIIKQLLRRSDVTEIIHAGDAGREGELIIRTAIELAGVKKPMKRLWISSLTDRAIVEGFEHLLDETHTRNLYYEAYSRSCADWLIGMNASRIYTILFKQKGVSDVFSAGRVQTPTLALVVKREKEIANFKSEPFWEVIASFDIEGKKYEGIWQKNGESRLFEEQMAVRIAQFCEKKSASVQEVKKERKEFLPPFLFNLSSLQATANKIFKFSPKKTLDVAQQLYLKGFLSYPRSDSSFVTPGEAKTFPEILSKLSKKKEFQSFFPTPVQSVATNKRYVNEKKVTDHYAIIPTEQVPHLDKLSADERHIYDLVARRLIAAHYEPAIFDYTTITTLVDGRATFIRKGKCQVQAGWRTVLFQGQEEDDKDRDEEKLLPPVEKDETGKVSRVKVKAGKTQPPKRYTEGQLITLMKTAGKHLENSEWEKVLSKTEGLGTEATRAGIITMLKDRKYIDVKKNLVFALDKGSLLIDAIGDKILASPEMTARWEQRLAEIGQGQASPQEFMEQVKKLSHKIVQDATEQSATWDFTGMDIEAMPKQASKFTVGKKVAICAGCKGAIVDKGNFYGCDQFNKTGCKITLPKKLLSKSLSATNVKKLMEEGKTGLIKGFKKGEKTFDAYLVWDLEKAQFQFEFEAKAASSSAKEYKKASSRAPKGKKITEALYSTE; from the coding sequence ATGAAAGTCATTATTGCTGAAAAACCTGATCAGGCCTCAAAACTCTCAGGCCCATTTACATATAAAAAACAACAAGGATATATTGAAATTGCTCCGCATCGCTTATTTCCTAAGGGAGCCTTAGTGACATGGGCTGTAGGGCATATTTGCGAATTAGTTCCACCCGAAGAGTATAATCCAGCTTGGAAAAAATGGAGCATTCAGACGCTCCCTATGATACCAGAACGGTTTCGTTATCAGGTCATGGGATCAAAGGCCAAGCAGTTCACAATTATTAAACAGTTGCTAAGACGCTCAGATGTAACAGAAATTATCCATGCGGGTGACGCCGGACGTGAGGGTGAGCTGATTATTCGTACGGCTATAGAGCTTGCTGGCGTAAAGAAACCAATGAAACGATTATGGATTTCTTCCTTAACAGATCGCGCCATTGTAGAAGGTTTTGAGCACTTATTAGATGAGACACACACGCGAAATTTATACTACGAAGCGTACAGTCGTTCTTGTGCAGACTGGCTAATTGGGATGAATGCTTCCCGAATTTATACGATTCTCTTTAAGCAAAAGGGCGTTTCGGATGTGTTTTCGGCAGGACGTGTACAGACTCCTACCCTGGCGCTCGTAGTCAAACGGGAAAAAGAGATTGCTAATTTCAAGTCAGAGCCATTTTGGGAAGTGATTGCTTCCTTTGATATAGAAGGAAAGAAATATGAAGGCATTTGGCAGAAGAATGGTGAGTCTCGCTTATTTGAAGAGCAAATGGCTGTACGCATTGCCCAATTCTGCGAGAAGAAGTCTGCGAGTGTACAAGAGGTCAAAAAAGAACGCAAGGAATTCTTGCCACCGTTCTTGTTTAATCTCTCCTCCTTACAAGCAACTGCTAATAAAATTTTTAAGTTCTCACCAAAAAAGACATTGGATGTGGCTCAGCAATTATATCTGAAGGGATTTTTGTCCTATCCGCGTTCCGACTCCAGTTTTGTAACACCAGGAGAAGCCAAGACATTTCCAGAAATTTTGTCTAAGCTCTCCAAAAAGAAAGAGTTTCAATCGTTTTTTCCTACACCAGTACAATCAGTTGCTACTAATAAACGCTACGTAAATGAAAAGAAAGTAACGGATCACTACGCTATTATTCCTACTGAGCAAGTGCCTCATTTGGATAAGCTCTCTGCTGACGAACGCCATATCTATGATTTGGTGGCACGACGTCTGATTGCTGCACATTACGAGCCTGCGATTTTTGACTATACTACCATTACCACCTTGGTTGATGGACGGGCAACGTTTATACGCAAGGGAAAATGCCAAGTACAAGCAGGCTGGAGAACGGTTTTATTTCAAGGTCAAGAAGAGGACGATAAGGATAGGGATGAAGAAAAACTGCTACCACCGGTTGAAAAGGACGAAACGGGGAAGGTAAGCCGAGTAAAAGTGAAGGCTGGGAAAACACAACCGCCTAAACGCTATACAGAGGGCCAATTAATTACGCTGATGAAGACAGCAGGCAAGCATTTGGAGAATAGTGAATGGGAAAAAGTGTTATCTAAAACGGAGGGACTGGGCACAGAGGCTACACGAGCAGGCATTATTACGATGCTAAAAGATCGAAAGTATATTGATGTGAAGAAAAACCTAGTATTTGCCTTAGATAAAGGAAGCTTGCTGATTGATGCAATTGGGGATAAAATTCTCGCCTCTCCAGAGATGACGGCTCGCTGGGAGCAACGGCTTGCGGAAATTGGCCAAGGCCAGGCCTCTCCGCAAGAGTTTATGGAACAAGTCAAAAAGCTATCTCATAAGATTGTCCAGGATGCTACAGAGCAATCAGCTACGTGGGATTTTACCGGCATGGATATCGAAGCGATGCCTAAGCAAGCTTCTAAATTCACTGTAGGTAAAAAGGTAGCTATTTGTGCTGGATGCAAAGGCGCTATAGTAGACAAAGGAAATTTTTATGGCTGTGATCAGTTTAACAAGACTGGTTGTAAAATCACTCTTCCAAAAAAATTACTGAGTAAGTCACTGTCTGCCACAAATGTGAAAAAGCTGATGGAGGAAGGAAAAACCGGTCTGATTAAAGGCTTTAAAAAAGGTGAGAAGACGTTTGATGCCTATTTGGTTTGGGACCTTGAGAAGGCGCAATTTCAGTTTGAATTTGAAGCGAAGGCAGCCTCTTCAAGTGCAAAGGAGTACAAAAAGGCAAGCTCTAGAGCACCGAAAGGGAAAAAGATTACAGAGGCGCTATATTCTACTGAGTAG
- a CDS encoding NUDIX domain-containing protein — MDTFYDTTGVPMTLSFDPAEFREEQAKHVLVFPFYQGKLLFTIHTTRGYELPGGKVESGESSIAAAIRETYEETGYHLSSITKIGQYTVGDSIVKDIYVAEAERQVATIVEGSVGGAFVSNKIPTAEELRSDKRYSAFLKDDVYPLTIARLRDLGYIK, encoded by the coding sequence ATGGACACTTTTTACGATACGACAGGCGTACCTATGACGTTAAGCTTTGACCCGGCGGAATTTCGAGAGGAACAAGCTAAGCATGTCCTGGTCTTTCCTTTTTATCAAGGCAAGCTTTTATTCACCATCCACACCACACGAGGGTATGAACTCCCAGGAGGGAAAGTGGAATCTGGTGAATCAAGCATTGCAGCTGCCATTAGAGAGACGTACGAGGAGACAGGCTATCACCTATCCTCCATCACAAAAATTGGTCAGTATACGGTCGGTGATTCGATCGTCAAAGATATTTATGTAGCAGAAGCAGAGCGACAGGTAGCTACTATTGTAGAAGGATCGGTTGGTGGGGCTTTTGTCAGTAATAAGATTCCAACAGCCGAAGAGTTGCGCTCAGATAAACGATATAGTGCTTTTCTAAAAGATGACGTCTATCCCTTGACCATCGCTCGTTTACGCGACTTGGGCTACATAAAATAA
- the ant(6) gene encoding aminoglycoside 6-adenylyltransferase, whose protein sequence is MRNEKEMLGLILGFAKNDERIRAVVLEGSRTNPNVPNDMFQDFDISYLVNEMDSFVRDPNWINVFGDRIIMQTPEAMSMFPPELGRRFSYLMLFTDGNRIDLTLTPLDEKDEYCKEDKLMVILMDKDNCLPEIPTSTDEDYWVKRPSAEFFADCCNEFWWVSTYVAKGLWRKEILYAQDHLNKNVRPMLLKMLEWQVGIQTDFSVSIGKSGKYLEKHISEQSWQELLSTYADGSYDGTWKALFAMGNLFRSTAKYVADHLHYRYPQEEDHRVTAFLKHTQNLPSNATEIY, encoded by the coding sequence ATGAGAAATGAAAAAGAAATGCTAGGTTTAATCCTCGGGTTTGCAAAAAATGATGAACGAATTCGTGCAGTAGTATTGGAGGGTTCACGGACGAATCCAAATGTGCCCAATGATATGTTTCAAGATTTTGATATCAGTTATCTTGTAAACGAAATGGATTCTTTTGTTCGAGACCCTAATTGGATTAATGTATTTGGTGATCGAATCATTATGCAAACTCCCGAAGCTATGTCCATGTTTCCCCCTGAGTTGGGCAGGCGGTTCTCTTACCTGATGCTGTTTACAGATGGAAACCGTATTGATCTGACCTTAACTCCTTTAGACGAAAAAGACGAGTATTGCAAAGAAGATAAGCTAATGGTCATTTTAATGGACAAAGATAACTGTCTCCCTGAAATCCCCACTTCAACCGATGAAGATTATTGGGTAAAACGTCCGTCTGCTGAATTCTTTGCGGATTGTTGCAATGAATTTTGGTGGGTCTCCACTTATGTAGCAAAAGGTTTGTGGAGAAAGGAAATTCTTTATGCACAAGATCATCTCAACAAAAATGTTAGACCGATGCTGCTCAAAATGCTGGAATGGCAGGTTGGTATCCAAACAGATTTTTCAGTTAGCATAGGTAAAAGTGGTAAATACTTGGAGAAACATATTTCGGAACAAAGCTGGCAAGAGCTTCTGTCCACCTATGCCGATGGAAGCTACGATGGTACATGGAAAGCGCTTTTTGCTATGGGAAATTTATTTCGCAGTACAGCAAAATACGTTGCAGATCATTTGCATTATAGATATCCTCAAGAAGAAGATCATCGAGTTACTGCCTTTTTAAAACACACCCAAAATTTACCATCCAATGCCACTGAAATCTACTGA
- a CDS encoding M20 family peptidase, whose product MKVDQTIQTEINKTQSALENRIITYVEQNKQQFISISHAIHEHPEIGNEEVYAQGLLTSLLEEAGFQVEKGVAGHATAFLARKQVGEKTGPTIGYLAEYDALPGLGHACGHNIIGTTSVLAAIALGETLQETGGEVVVLGTPAEEGGPNGSAKGSFVTHNLLTGIDACMMVHPFSHNRITGTTLAVIPLDFEFIGKAAHAAAAPEEGINALDSVIQLFNGINALRQHVTDDVRIHGIITHGGDAPNIVPEYAKARFYIRASTRSTCREVTERIKQIAQGAALMTGATVNLIAFQNEVDDLVLNRTFDGVFQAQMERFGYEVDTRHQAGLGSTDAGNISYVVPTIHPYIKIGSDELVCHTDAFREAAKSPEGDAAIIVGAKVLALTGFTLMTNEAVLAAIKQEFSQQKQGLS is encoded by the coding sequence ATGAAGGTAGACCAAACAATCCAAACGGAGATAAACAAAACTCAGTCAGCATTGGAAAATAGAATCATTACCTATGTAGAGCAAAACAAGCAACAATTTATTTCGATTAGCCATGCTATTCATGAGCATCCTGAGATCGGCAATGAGGAAGTGTATGCGCAAGGGCTTTTAACTTCTTTGTTGGAAGAGGCAGGTTTTCAGGTAGAAAAAGGGGTGGCTGGTCATGCTACAGCCTTTCTGGCACGTAAACAGGTAGGCGAAAAAACAGGACCTACCATTGGTTATTTAGCTGAATATGATGCTTTGCCAGGTCTAGGTCATGCGTGTGGACATAATATTATCGGAACAACAAGTGTGCTTGCTGCGATTGCGCTAGGGGAGACGCTCCAAGAGACAGGTGGTGAAGTTGTAGTGCTGGGAACGCCGGCAGAGGAAGGCGGACCTAATGGCAGTGCGAAAGGCAGTTTTGTTACACATAATTTATTAACAGGTATAGACGCATGCATGATGGTGCACCCATTTAGCCACAACCGCATAACGGGGACAACGCTTGCTGTCATCCCGCTTGATTTTGAATTCATCGGCAAGGCGGCACACGCAGCGGCTGCACCAGAAGAGGGGATTAACGCACTTGATTCTGTTATTCAGCTTTTTAATGGAATCAATGCCTTACGTCAACACGTGACCGATGACGTGCGGATTCATGGGATTATCACGCATGGCGGTGACGCACCTAATATTGTACCCGAATATGCTAAGGCTAGGTTTTATATTCGGGCGTCCACACGTAGCACATGCCGAGAAGTGACTGAACGAATCAAGCAAATCGCTCAAGGGGCGGCATTAATGACAGGCGCGACTGTCAATCTCATCGCTTTTCAAAATGAAGTAGATGATTTGGTGCTGAACCGCACATTCGATGGCGTGTTTCAAGCACAAATGGAACGGTTTGGTTATGAGGTGGACACTCGTCATCAAGCAGGACTTGGTTCTACGGATGCAGGAAATATCAGTTATGTGGTGCCGACCATTCATCCATATATTAAAATTGGATCAGATGAGTTAGTCTGCCATACCGATGCGTTTCGTGAAGCCGCCAAATCACCAGAAGGGGACGCTGCCATAATTGTTGGAGCTAAGGTATTGGCTTTAACGGGGTTTACATTAATGACAAACGAGGCTGTATTAGCAGCGATTAAACAGGAATTCTCTCAACAAAAACAGGGGTTGTCCTAA
- a CDS encoding amidohydrolase yields the protein MHMSATIITNATIIIGDGHKLEQGTILLAEGKIKAVGTTAEITDQINQIKAQYAELLTINAEGKYVTPGIIDVHTHLGVHEEGIGKEGHDFNETSSPVTPYVRALDGINPFERGFVEARKAGVTTVQSMPGSANVIGGEMVVLKTAGTIVDQMIVREPSGMKAAFGENPKRVFGAKDKAPVTRMGTAALFRQEFIKAKEYLESKEKGDPVKRDLGLENLVKVLKREIPLRAHAHRADDIVTALRLAEEFDIEITIEHCTEGHKITDFLLEKGVRVSLGPTLSSRSKIELADKGFHTHLALAEAGVPFSITTDHPVVGIEYLVTSVAHAVSDGLDEALAWQAITLNAAKHLGVEDRVGSLESGKDADVVIWSGHPFHIQNKVEKTFINGEVVYERVDK from the coding sequence ATGCATATGTCAGCAACAATCATTACTAACGCAACAATCATCATTGGCGATGGTCATAAATTGGAACAGGGTACCATTTTGTTAGCAGAGGGGAAAATTAAGGCAGTAGGTACGACAGCAGAGATTACTGATCAAATCAATCAGATAAAAGCCCAATATGCAGAGCTACTAACAATCAATGCGGAAGGTAAGTATGTGACACCAGGAATCATTGATGTGCATACACATCTGGGCGTCCATGAAGAAGGTATCGGAAAAGAAGGGCATGATTTTAATGAGACAAGCTCTCCAGTAACTCCTTATGTGAGAGCCTTAGATGGAATTAACCCTTTTGAGAGAGGTTTTGTCGAAGCTCGAAAAGCAGGTGTAACAACTGTTCAATCCATGCCAGGTAGCGCTAATGTGATCGGCGGAGAGATGGTTGTCTTAAAGACGGCCGGTACGATTGTAGATCAGATGATTGTCCGAGAGCCATCTGGAATGAAAGCAGCTTTTGGTGAGAATCCCAAGCGGGTGTTTGGCGCCAAAGATAAAGCACCGGTTACACGGATGGGAACTGCGGCTTTGTTCCGTCAAGAATTTATTAAAGCGAAAGAATATTTGGAATCTAAAGAAAAAGGTGATCCTGTTAAGCGTGATTTAGGCCTAGAAAACTTGGTGAAAGTGTTAAAGCGAGAGATTCCATTACGTGCTCATGCTCATCGTGCTGATGATATTGTAACAGCGCTACGTTTAGCTGAAGAATTTGACATTGAGATTACAATTGAGCATTGCACAGAAGGTCATAAAATCACGGATTTCTTACTAGAAAAAGGGGTTCGTGTTTCCTTAGGACCTACCCTTTCCTCACGGTCTAAGATCGAATTAGCAGATAAAGGCTTCCATACACACCTTGCCTTAGCAGAAGCGGGCGTACCTTTTAGTATTACTACAGATCATCCGGTTGTAGGAATTGAATACTTAGTGACCAGCGTTGCTCATGCCGTAAGCGATGGGTTGGATGAAGCCTTGGCATGGCAAGCTATCACGCTAAACGCTGCCAAACATTTAGGTGTAGAAGATCGTGTTGGTTCTTTGGAGAGTGGGAAGGATGCCGATGTGGTTATCTGGAGTGGGCATCCATTTCACATACAAAACAAGGTGGAGAAGACGTTTATCAATGGTGAAGTGGTATATGAGCGTGTGGATAAATAA
- a CDS encoding DUF3899 domain-containing protein, with amino-acid sequence MDTIMDTMFLTGLLLLLGGAIVFVWLTGFFALFLKGFYILGSTFFKKSKALQQIDAQLAEDITLQEWKRKKARQLMVILLVVGMLFVILSLIWAGIQLS; translated from the coding sequence ATGGATACAATTATGGATACGATGTTTCTTACAGGTTTACTCCTGTTGCTGGGAGGGGCAATTGTTTTTGTATGGCTTACAGGTTTTTTTGCTTTGTTTCTTAAAGGTTTTTACATACTAGGCAGCACCTTTTTTAAAAAATCAAAAGCTCTTCAGCAAATTGATGCGCAGCTTGCAGAGGATATAACCCTGCAAGAGTGGAAAAGAAAAAAAGCAAGGCAACTGATGGTCATACTGCTAGTGGTAGGAATGCTTTTTGTTATTCTATCCCTTATCTGGGCAGGCATCCAGTTGTCGTGA
- a CDS encoding peptide ABC transporter substrate-binding protein: protein MKKLLLPALAILLFLVPTLTACGNQEGTAGIPESGASAKQELTANLAGEPYSLDPAIATDTKSFWIIDHLYEGLYAFDKEGNVVEGAAQKVEISPDGKTYTFTIRDDAKWSNGDAVTAKDYEYSWKRVLNKETGATNAFYLYYIKGAEAYNKGEGKVEEVKVNATDDKTLVVELNAPTSYFPKVMMNNVYFPVNQKVVEGNKNWVAEANTLVSNGAYKLASWEHDSQLKLTKSENYWNKSKISMDTLNFKMVPDATTYYQMYKTGELDIIDTLPIDAIDQEKNNKEYVSLPKFGTYLYTFNVTQEPFTNAKIRRAFALSVDRDLLTKNVTKAGETPAYAYVPQGVKTADADFRGEKPTYFTFDPTEAKKLLAEGMKEEGWSKLPTVTLKYNNAQNHKKVAEALQQMFTNNLGVDVKLENQEWKTYIDTYKQSNFQMARMGWVGSFLDPVAMLDYYLGESPNNQAKWVNPKFDTLMEKAKVEQDEAKRNQYLHEAEDIFMQDLPVLPIFFYSQNYLNANSLTDVTYSVYKNPDLRWAKKVAE, encoded by the coding sequence TTGAAAAAGCTATTATTACCAGCATTAGCCATTCTATTATTCCTAGTACCTACCCTAACTGCGTGTGGTAATCAAGAAGGTACAGCAGGTATACCTGAATCAGGAGCAAGTGCCAAACAAGAATTGACAGCCAATCTGGCAGGTGAGCCATATTCACTTGATCCTGCCATTGCTACCGATACAAAATCATTCTGGATTATTGATCATCTTTATGAGGGGCTCTATGCTTTTGACAAGGAAGGAAATGTAGTAGAAGGGGCGGCTCAAAAAGTAGAGATCTCTCCAGATGGAAAAACCTATACATTCACGATCCGTGACGATGCCAAGTGGTCAAATGGTGATGCGGTTACAGCTAAAGACTATGAATATTCATGGAAACGTGTCTTGAATAAAGAGACAGGAGCTACCAACGCTTTTTACCTGTATTACATAAAAGGCGCTGAGGCTTATAATAAAGGCGAAGGTAAAGTAGAAGAAGTCAAAGTAAACGCAACTGACGACAAAACACTGGTAGTGGAGCTGAACGCACCTACCTCCTATTTCCCAAAAGTAATGATGAACAATGTCTACTTTCCCGTGAATCAAAAGGTAGTAGAAGGAAATAAGAACTGGGTAGCAGAAGCGAATACACTGGTATCAAATGGTGCGTACAAATTGGCTAGTTGGGAGCATGATAGTCAATTAAAGCTAACGAAGAGTGAAAACTATTGGAATAAATCTAAGATCAGCATGGATACACTCAATTTTAAAATGGTACCAGATGCAACGACTTATTACCAAATGTACAAAACAGGTGAGCTAGATATCATTGATACGTTGCCGATCGATGCTATCGACCAAGAGAAGAACAATAAGGAATATGTAAGCCTCCCTAAATTTGGAACTTATTTGTACACTTTTAATGTGACACAAGAACCATTTACGAATGCTAAAATACGTCGTGCATTTGCTTTGTCAGTCGATCGTGACCTATTGACCAAAAATGTAACCAAAGCAGGCGAAACACCAGCATATGCCTATGTACCACAAGGCGTTAAAACAGCGGACGCAGATTTCCGCGGAGAAAAGCCAACCTACTTCACTTTTGACCCAACTGAAGCGAAAAAGCTATTGGCTGAGGGAATGAAAGAAGAGGGCTGGAGCAAACTTCCTACCGTAACCTTGAAGTACAATAACGCACAAAACCATAAAAAAGTAGCGGAAGCCTTGCAACAAATGTTTACAAATAATCTTGGCGTCGATGTGAAATTGGAAAATCAAGAGTGGAAAACCTACATTGATACTTATAAACAAAGTAATTTCCAAATGGCTCGCATGGGGTGGGTTGGCTCTTTCCTTGATCCTGTAGCCATGCTAGATTACTATTTAGGTGAGAGTCCAAATAACCAAGCCAAATGGGTAAATCCAAAATTTGATACGTTAATGGAAAAAGCGAAAGTGGAGCAGGATGAAGCGAAACGTAATCAATACTTACATGAAGCCGAAGATATCTTCATGCAGGATTTACCGGTTCTTCCGATCTTCTTCTATTCGCAAAACTATTTGAATGCCAATTCATTGACAGACGTAACGTACAGTGTGTATAAAAATCCTGACTTGCGCTGGGCTAAAAAAGTAGCAGAGTAA
- a CDS encoding ABC transporter ATP-binding protein, giving the protein MVRNVKITEYREQPEVILELSNMKKYFSLGSDQTVKSVDGITLSIKAGETFGLVGESGSGKSTLGRTVVGLYQPTEGQIRFAGKDITTYSRQEKREFDRNMQMIFQDPYSSLNPRMRVGDIIGEGIDAYGIAKGSKRTERIYELLEKVGLRPEHAKRYPHEFSGGQRQRIGIARALAVEPIFIVADEPISALDVSIQAQIVNLLEDLQQEQGLTYLFIAHDLAMVKHISDRIGVMYLGQMMEVADSETLFQEPLHPYTQALLSAIPATSTTELAEKERIVLTGELPSPLQPPIGCPFSTRCPVAMPVCRESKPEWREVKPDHWTACYLHH; this is encoded by the coding sequence ATGGTACGAAACGTTAAAATAACAGAATATAGAGAACAACCTGAAGTAATTTTAGAACTAAGCAACATGAAAAAATACTTTTCCTTAGGCTCCGATCAAACGGTGAAATCGGTAGACGGTATTACGTTGTCCATTAAAGCAGGTGAAACATTTGGCCTGGTGGGGGAAAGTGGAAGCGGAAAATCGACGCTGGGACGTACAGTGGTCGGATTGTATCAGCCCACAGAGGGACAAATTCGCTTTGCTGGCAAAGATATTACAACCTACAGTCGTCAAGAAAAGCGCGAATTCGATCGGAATATGCAAATGATTTTCCAGGACCCCTACTCCTCCTTAAATCCACGCATGCGAGTAGGTGACATTATCGGAGAGGGCATTGACGCTTACGGCATTGCTAAAGGATCAAAGCGTACTGAACGGATTTATGAGCTTTTGGAAAAAGTGGGCTTGCGTCCAGAACATGCGAAACGGTATCCTCACGAATTTAGTGGAGGACAGAGACAGCGGATCGGGATAGCCCGGGCGTTAGCTGTGGAGCCTATTTTTATTGTGGCAGATGAACCCATCTCTGCTCTTGATGTCTCCATTCAAGCGCAGATTGTCAATCTATTGGAAGATTTGCAACAGGAACAAGGGCTTACTTATTTGTTCATCGCGCATGATTTAGCGATGGTGAAGCATATCAGCGATCGAATTGGTGTCATGTATTTAGGTCAAATGATGGAGGTAGCAGATAGCGAGACATTGTTCCAAGAGCCTTTGCATCCCTACACGCAAGCATTGCTGTCTGCTATTCCAGCAACATCTACGACGGAGTTGGCAGAGAAAGAACGTATTGTATTAACAGGCGAGCTACCAAGTCCTCTTCAACCACCGATTGGCTGCCCGTTTTCGACTAGATGTCCAGTTGCAATGCCGGTCTGTAGAGAGTCTAAACCAGAGTGGAGGGAGGTGAAGCCGGATCACTGGACGGCTTGCTACTTGCACCACTAA
- a CDS encoding ABC transporter ATP-binding protein — protein MNHLLEINELQVGFKTYGGEVQAVRGISFFVDKGEVVAIVGESGCGKSVTAQAIMGMVKAGNGVRTEGSIRFAGQEIAGLSKKALQEIRGSKIGMVFQDPMTSLNPTMKIGKQIAEGLVKHQGLSLQAAQQKAIELLHQVGIPEAEKRYHQYPHEFSGGMRQRAVIAIAIACNPQLLIADEPTTALDVTIQAQILDLLLELQQKTDTSIVMITHDLGVVAEMAQRVVVMYAGKIVETGTVDEIFESPSHPYTKGLLDSVPKLDQAGKQRLVPIEGAPPDLFAPPKGCPFAPRCSYAMEICVDHLPQTTTFSSTHQASCWLHDPRSPRQQEFRVAGRA, from the coding sequence ATGAATCATTTGTTAGAAATAAACGAATTGCAAGTGGGCTTTAAGACATATGGAGGAGAGGTTCAGGCTGTTCGTGGCATTTCGTTCTTTGTGGATAAAGGAGAAGTGGTAGCGATCGTTGGAGAGAGTGGCTGCGGTAAATCAGTTACAGCGCAGGCTATCATGGGGATGGTAAAGGCAGGAAACGGTGTCAGAACGGAAGGCTCCATACGCTTTGCTGGTCAAGAAATTGCGGGTTTGTCCAAAAAGGCGTTGCAAGAGATCAGAGGTTCCAAAATAGGTATGGTGTTTCAAGATCCGATGACTTCACTTAATCCAACGATGAAAATTGGTAAGCAAATTGCAGAGGGCTTAGTAAAGCACCAAGGTCTATCCCTACAAGCGGCACAGCAAAAGGCGATCGAGCTGTTGCACCAAGTAGGTATTCCAGAAGCAGAGAAGCGATATCATCAGTATCCACATGAATTCTCTGGAGGAATGCGTCAGCGGGCCGTTATTGCCATTGCGATAGCCTGTAATCCACAGTTGTTGATCGCTGATGAGCCAACAACAGCTTTGGACGTGACCATTCAAGCCCAAATTCTTGATTTACTACTTGAATTACAACAAAAAACGGATACTTCGATCGTTATGATCACTCATGATTTAGGTGTCGTAGCAGAAATGGCTCAACGCGTTGTAGTGATGTATGCAGGTAAAATCGTAGAAACAGGGACAGTAGATGAGATTTTTGAATCGCCGAGCCATCCGTATACGAAAGGGCTGCTGGACTCGGTACCAAAGCTAGATCAAGCTGGGAAGCAAAGATTAGTTCCGATTGAAGGAGCTCCGCCTGATTTATTTGCTCCGCCAAAAGGATGCCCATTCGCTCCTCGATGTTCCTATGCGATGGAAATTTGCGTGGATCATCTACCACAGACGACCACATTTTCATCTACGCATCAGGCAAGCTGCTGGTTGCACGATCCAAGGTCTCCACGACAACAAGAATTTAGAGTAGCAGGGAGGGCTTAG